In the bacterium genome, TCGGGCAAACAAACCCAATAGAGAGACCATAAAGTGACCAACGAAAACGGCAAGGCAGTTCCCTCCACCCCCCCTGGAAACAATGCCGCGGAGGAAAAGCAGGCCAGATCGATCTTCACGGTCGTCACCGATACCATGGCCTCGGTGACCCTGGCCATCTTCCTCCTCGTCTCCCTGGCTCTTACGTCCGTCATCGGTACTGTCGTCCTCCAGAAGGGCAGGCCGGAACAGTACCTCGTGGAGTACGGTCCGGGTGTTTACAAATTCCTCCAGTTCCTTGACTTGGACGACATGTACCGCTCCTGGTGGTTCCTGACCCTGCTGCTGCTCCTCATGGTCAACATCACCACCTGCTCCGTCAAGCGGTTCCCCCGGGCATGGAGGCTCATGACCCAGACCCCGACGGTCCTGGACGAGGCCCTGTTCAAGCGAATGAAGCACCGCGGCTCGATCAGGCGCGGCGTGGCCCCTGAAGAGGCGGTGCGGCAGGCCCGGGCTGTGGTGGAGAAGCACTACGGCAAGGTCAAGGAGAACCGTAGTGAAGGCGCCGTGACCCTTTACGTCGATAAGGGCTGGTACGGGCGCCTCGGCGCCTACATCGTTCACCTGAGCCTTCTGATCCTGGCGGTCGGGGCCGTCTACGGCGGCATTGTGGGTTTCAAGGGTTTTGTGGCCATCGTGGAAGGAACAGCTGTTGACCGGGTCCCCCTCAGGGGCAAGGACACCGCGCTCAAGCTTCCCTTCCTCGTCCGGTGCGATGATTTCCAGGTTGAGTATTATCCCGACTCCCAGCAGCCCAAGGACTATTTCAGTGATCTGACGGTCATCCGGGACGGCCAGGAGGTCGTGAAGAAGAGGATCGAGGTCAACCACCCCCTCATCGTCGACGGCATCTACTTCTACCAGTCGAGCTACGGGGTGGATCGCAACTCCTCGGTGACACTCCAGCTCCTCGATCCTTCCGGGAAAGTAGCCGGCCCTGACGTCACCGTTGTGGCCGGACAGAGCTTCCAGGCAATGGGCGATCCTTCCAACTACCAGGTGGAGGAGATCATCCCCAACATCACCGGAGGCAGGCCGGGTGTCAAGATCGCCCAGTTCCTGGGCAACACCCATCGGGATTTCTATCTTCTAGAGGCCGCTCCCGACCGGGACAAGTCCAGGGGCGGTTCGGTCTATTTCCGGATCAAGGGTACCAGCATCAGGGAGTACACGGGCCTGCAGGTGGCCTGGGACCCGGGGGTACCGGTGGTCTGGCTGGCCTGCTTCGTGATGATCATCGGCCTTTACATCGCTTTTTTCGTGGCCCACCAGAGGATCTGGGTCCGGGTAGACCTGGATTCGGACAAATCGGCAGTTCTCATGGCCGGTACGACCAACCGTAACCCGGCCACCTTCGAACGGGAGTTCGAAACCGCTCTCGCGGAGCTCAAGGAAGCCGTGGGAGGGAAACAACGCTGAGACACGGGGACGCGGAGTCCAGCATGATCCGCCTGCCACGGCGTAGTCTGAAAGACGAAGACGGGTCATTCCGGGCCGATCAATAGTCCCTTCCTTATTCTTCCTCCCCCTGCCGAGGGGGGAGGATCGAGGTGGGGGTGATAGTGTTCAGACCCGGAATCCAGGTCAAGAGCGTTCACCACAGAGGACACAGAGGACACAGAGGAAGACCAACATCTGGGGATAGGTTCAGGTGTGTGCCGCAAAACCTTGCACCTTGAACGTTGATGGCTTGGCAAAAAGTCATCAACGTTGAACGTTTTTTCTCAATCGATCACGAGGTGATTAAACATGGACAGCACCGTTCTTCATAACATGGCGACCTTCGCCTACCTTTTCGCCACCTTTTTTTACGTTGCCTACCTGGCATTCAAGAACCGCGCCGTCGGGACTCTGGCAACCCTGACCGCCTCGGCCGGCGTGGTTGTCCATGCCATCGGCAAGGGTCTCAGGTGGGTCGAGTCCTACCGCATGGGGATCGGGCACGCGCCTCTGTCCAACATGTACGAATCGATGAGCTTCTTCGCTCTTTGCGTCATGGCCGCTTACCTGGTGGTCGAGTGGCGGTTCAAGAATAAAGCTCTCGGAGCGGTTGTGGCGCCCATAGCCTTCATTCTCCTCGCAGCCAACGCCCTATTGTTTCCGGACGATATCCGCCCACTGGTGCCTGCCCTGCAGAGTGACTGGCTCCTTTACCACGTCATCACCTCTTTCGTGAGCTACGGGGCTTTCGCTGTCTCCTTCGGCGTGTCCGTCCTGTACCTTGTGAAGAGCAAGGCGGAAAAGAAGGGCCTCAAGGAGGGTTCCCTCCTGGCTACCTTTCCGGACCTGAAGTTCCTTGACGAGGTGAACTACAAGTCCGTCGCCGTCGGGTTCCCCCTCCTGTCCCTGGGGATCATCACCGGGGCCGCCTGGGCCAACTACGCATGGGGGACTTACTGGAGCTGGGATCCCAAGGAAACCTGGTCCCTCATTACGTGGTTCGTTTACGCCGCGTACCTTCACGCCCGGTTCACGAGGGGTTGGGCCGGAAAACGGGCCGCCCTGCTGTCTATCATCGGCTTCGCTGCCGTGGTGTTCACATATTTCGGGGTCAATTTCCTTCTTTCCGGGCTTCACAGCTACGCGTAAATCGGGATATCCATTCCATAATCCCGCCTTCCGTCTTCGTCACGCCTATGGCATGACTACGCCGTGACAAGCAAGCGGCGATGTCCTGAATGACGATAGGAGGTTGCCCTCGCCCCCTCGCCCCTGCGCACTTCCCCGCATCAACTCTTCCTCCTGTACCCGGGACCCGCCCGAATTAAATGTTTGCGGATTCCCGGTTCTGGTTGACAGTTCCGACCGCAGTCATCTAATATAGCCGGTGTTTCGCCCAGGTTGTGAAATTTATATTATGATGGTAACAGGCTTCGAAGGGATTTCTGGCGAGGTTGTCACTCTTCGCTGTTCGCGATTTTTATGAAACATCTTCCCACGGAGGAGGGGTAGAGAATGGAGAGGAAAAGAGGCGTTCTCGCTGTCGTCGTTCCCGTCATCATGCTGATCGCGCTGGTGATGGCCGCCCAGGCCCAGGCCCAGGAGTGTGTTTCCGCGGAGTGCCACTCGGGGATGGGGAAAGCAAAGTTCGTTCACGGACCGGTAGGCGTGGGGCAGTGCGTGGTGTGCCACACCAGCGGCAACCCGAAGCATCCCACGAAGTCGCCGAAAACGGATTTCAAGTTGCAGGCATCGGGAAAGGACCTGTGCTACCTGTGCCACGAGCCCAAGGACGCACAGCCGGTGGTCCACGGACCCATCCAGAAAGGTGACTGCATCTCGTGCCATGATCCGCACCAGTCCAACACGGAAAAACAGCTCACCAAGGAGACCACCAGCCAGCTGTGCTTCTCTTGCCACGAGAACAACAAGACCACCAAGAAGGTGGTCCACGGACCGATTGCGGCAGGTGACTGCAACATCTGTCACAACCCTCACTCGTCCGAGTACCCGGGCCTCGTGGAGATGCAGGGAGCAGACCTGTGTTTCCTGTGCCACCTTGACCGGCAGGCACAGTTCGAGCTCAAGTACAAGCACCAGCCGGCCGCCGAGGGGTGCAACAAGTGCCACAACTCCCACGCCACGGATTTTCCCTACATGCTGATCGCCGAGGGTGAGACCCTGTGCAACGATTGTCACAAGCCGATGGCCGAGCACCTTGAAGCGTCGTCCATCAAGCACAGCGCCCTGGAAAAGAAGGAGTGTACCGTCTGTCACACGGCCCACGCTTCCGACTATCCGAGGCAGCTCAAAGCCTCTGCCAAGGAAATCTGCTACACATGTCACAAGGAGTTGGGGATCCAGGTCAAGAAGGCGACCTATGTCCACGGCCCTGTCAAGCAGGACGACTGCTACGCCTGCCACGATTCCCACGGGTCCAACTACACCAAGATCCTCAAAAAACCGTTCCCGGCCGAATTTTACATGCCCTACGCCACCGAGAACTACGCCATCTGCTTCGATTGCCATAACAGGGACATCGCCCTGGACCGGTTCACCACCACGCTGACCGGTTTCCGGAACGGTGACCAGAACATGCACTTCCTTCACGTCAACAGGGAGAAGGGCCGCTCCTGCAAGGCGTGCCACGAGATGCACGCCGGCAGCCAGCCCAAGCACATCCGGCCGGAGGTCCCCTTCGGGAAGGCATGGATGCTCCCGGTGAACTTCACCCAGACGAAGAACGGGGGGAGCTGCGTGGTTGGCTGCCACAAGCCCAAGGATTACGACCGGGTCAACCCCGTGAAATATTGATGGACTCGCAAAAAGTCCATCAACGCGCCCCGCGCGGGGCGCCCAAATCAATGACTAGCCGCGCCTGGGAAGGGCGCCCGGATCGATGACCGGAAATCATGTCAGCGATCCGTGAGGAAAGGGAAAATGACACTTTTCACTTTCCGTGGAGCGAAAAGTCCCGGATTGGACTTTTTGCGACCCTATCAAGGTTGAATCTTTCCGCCTCAGGGCGGAGTCATCTATAAAAAACAGCCAAAGAGGGCGCTGTTTTTTATAGTTAAAAGTTGTACCCCACTCCAATGGACAAGGTGTCCTGCCCGAAAAGGTGGGCTTCGGCGCTGAAGAAAAAGTTGTAATCCATGAAATAGTCCATACCGAAGAACAGGTGGGCCTGGCCGTCGTCCTTCTCGCCGTCCAGGTTGATGAACGAGGTGGCGATCCCGGCGTAGGCGTTTGTACCGCTGCTGCGCGCCGAACCCAGAAGAGAAACCTGCCCCTCGAACATGTCGTAGGATGCCGATCCCTCGCTGCTTTCCGACCACTGGGCCTGGCTGTCGAGACTGACCCGGAACCCGCTGCCGCTTTGCTGCGTGATCAGATCGAGGAGAACGCCGCCGCCGAAGGCGAATCCCAGATTACCCTTAAAACCGCCTTCCACTTCGAGATCGGCAAACCCGAGCCTCAGGTAGGGAGTCACTCCGTCGGTGCCGCCGAACGCCCCTTTGAAAAAGAACGACTTCGTGGTGACGTCCGAATTCCTCACCTCAAGGTCGGTATAACCGATGGTTCCGGAAAGGGAAAAACCCCCCACTTCGACAGTCCTTCCGGGAGCCCCCACCGGCAGAGCATGGGCCGAGGGAAGAGCGATGACGAAAGACAGGAAAAGGGTGGATATCAGGATCAAGTCGCGCGACCTCATTTCAGTCCTCCAAGGGGAAAGATAGTCCAAAGTCCAAAGTCCTAGGTCCTGGTTCCTGGTTCCTGGTTCCTGGTTCTTAGTTCCTGGTTCTCCCTTTTCAGCGGCCAGCTGAATACTTCTTCTCGCACTCCCGGGAGCAGAAGTACACCTTTTCTCCTACTGTTCGCCGGGAGACAGATCTGCTCTTCGGAACATAGACGCCGCACACCGGGTCCCGGACCATCTCCTCCCCGCGCCCCCCGTCATCCCCGGGTGAGCGGGCGTCTGAACCTGTCAGTTCCCTGACCGCCCACACCAGGGCCGCCGCCATGATCAGCCAAAGAAGAATTCTCAATTCACATCACTCCACACCGCGGGGAGCATCGTGTGTAAAGAATGCTCCGGCCCGCGTCCCAGGTTCCGGGATTGCTTCGCCCGGTTCCGGCTCGCAATGACAAGCTCAGAGAAACTCCTCTCCGCGTCTCCGTGTCTGGCGCGTCTGGCGCGTCAAACCTTTACCGCCCCTGCTTCCTCCCGTGGATAAGGGCCAGAGTCTCACTGCGGGTCCGTTCATCCCTGCGGAACGAACCCCTGACAGCGCTGGTCACCGTCATGGAGTTCGGCTTGCGAACCCCTCTCATGGATATGCAGAGATGCTCGGCCTCGATGACCACCATGACTCCCTTGGGATTCAACCCCTTCATTATGCTTTCAGCCACCTGGGTGGTCAAGCGTTCCTGGACCTGCGGCCTCGAGGCCCAGGTTTCCAGAACCCGGACGATCTTGGAAAGCCCGACGATCCTGCCGCCCTCGGGGATATAGGCAACGTGGGCCATTCCGGCAAAGGGGAGCAGGTGATGCTCACACACGGAATAGAGGGGGATATCCCGGATGAGGACCATTTCATCGTGGGATTCACCTTTCACCGGATGGAGGTGTTCCATGGGATCGGCGCCGATCCCCGAGAAGATCTCCTCGTACAGCTGGGCGACGCGATGCGGGGTGTCGGCCAGCCCGGGTCGGTCCGGGTTTTCACCAACACCCTCGAGGATCATGCGGACGCCCTTTTCAATTTTCTTCAAGTCCATCGTCATTCTCCGCAAGGTATGCCGCGACTGCCAGCTCCTTCATCTTCAGGATCGGCACCCCGGCCTGGTCGGCCAGCCGCCTGACTTCCTCGTATTCGGGTTTGAAACGCCAGTACCCGGATGGTGTCCGCCATCGCTTGAAGGTAACAGGGCCATGGGGTGTGGACACGACAACCTTTTCTCTGGGAAGCACCTGGCGTCCCACTTCCCAGAACCGAAGCCCCGAGCTGCCTGTCGCCTCGAGCACCGCCCGCACGACCGCGTCGCGGTCCTCCAGGCCGGCAAGGACCCTGACGAGGACACCAGGCCTCCCTTTCTTGGTGTGAACAGGGATGAGGTGGACCTCCTTCGCACCTGCCGCCTGGATAGTCTCGACCGCCGGAGCAAGGTACTCGGGAGACAGGTCGTCGATCCCGCACTCGATGATCACGGCGCTTTCACCCTGGGCCGCATCCTGGACACTCCCGCGGAAAACCCTGAGGAGGTTGGGGAAACCGTCGTGGTCGGCTGTTCCCGCTCCGACACCCACCCCCTCTACCTTTATGGCCGGCAGCGGCCCGAACCGGTTCACGACCCCCTTCATCAGAGCAGCGCCGGTGGGTGTGGTGAACTCACCCTCGGGCCCGGCCGAGTGAACGGGCAGACCTTCGACCAGGAAAGCTGTCGCAGGAGCCGGGACGGGCATCATCCCGTGGCTCGTACCCACGTATCCGCATCCAAGGTTCAACGAGCCGCTTACGATCTCATCAGGGTTCAGCCAGGCGATGGCCGCCTGGACCCCAACGATGTCGGCCAGGGTATCCTGGCCGCCGAGTTCGTGGAGATGAACGGCTCCACCGGAACTGCCGTGGGCCCTCGCTTCGGCCTCACCAAGTGATTTGAGGACCTCGAGACTGGCCGCGGCGACCCTGTCGTCGAGTCCGGCCCCGCGGACCGCCGAGATCATCCCGCCCAGGGTTCTTTTCTCCGGCCCGCCAACAACCTCGACATCACACTTTATCCCTGCCAACCCGGACCTCGTTACCTGCGTCGCGCTGATCCGGACCTCTCCCGGGATGACTTTTTCCACGGCATCCATGATCACCTCGATGGGGACTCCGGAGGAGATCAGCGCAGCGAGGAGCATGTCACCGGACACCCCGCTGAAAGGATCGATGTAAAGAATAGTCTCAGTCACAGTCTCAATTCCATATTTCAAATTCCAGATTTCAAATTTCAAAAGGAATCCAAGATCCAATTAGAACTTAATCTCAGATCTCAAAGGTTTCCCCTGCGGCCCCTGCGTCTCTTCGTGAGGCCGCCTTCACCGCTTTTACAGGACCCGGGATTGCTTCGTCACGCCACTGGCGTGACTCGCAATGACAGGCTTTAACCCAAGACTTAGGCCTTTCTCTGTGACCTCTGTGAGCTCTGTGGTGAAATCGCTCTTAACGCTTTTACAGAAACCGCGCTTTCTACCTGTGTACCCTGTGGTAAAACGATCGGTTTTGGGTTTTGAGTCCAAAGTTGATGGACTCGCAAAAAGTCCATCAACGCGCCCCGCGCGGGGCGCCCGAGCCTGTCGAAGGGTCCTCTTCCTGGGCATTTCCCAGGATGAGATACGCGGCGACGGCAGCGCTGTAACCGTTGTCTATGTTGACCACCGTCAGGCCGCAGGCACAGGAAGAGAGCATGGTCAGCAAAGGTGTAAAACCGGCCAGGGAAGCCCCGTAACCGATGCTGGTGGGGACTCCGATCACCGGGACGCGGACCAGACCGGCGACCACGCCGGGAAGCGCCCCTTCCATCCCGGCCACGACGATGATGACTCCGGCTTCGGCCATCTCATCCCGATGCGCCGCCAGACGGTGAAGGCCTGCAATACCGACATCGTATCCCCGCCGCACCTCCATGCCCAGGAAGACCGCTGTCCTTGCGGCCTCTTCCGCCACAGGGAGGTCGGAGGTCCCTGCGGCCATGACCATGACCCGCCGCCCCCCGGTGTGTGGAAGCATCCCCAGATGGAGAGTTCTGGAGACAGGATCGTGATCTGCTTCCGGCCAACGATCCAGGACCGCTGCAGCGGCCGTTTCCGACACCCTGGTCACCAGGACCGGATCACCGGAAGCCGACAGGCGCCCCACGATCCCGACGATCTGCTCCGGGGTTTTCCCCTGTCCGAAGACCGTCTCCGGCACTCCCCTGCGCACCCGGCGATGAGTGTCCAGGTGGGCGTACTCCATGATGGCGGAGGGAAAATCGGCCAGGACGGAAAGCCCTTCATCCGGCTTCATCCGGCCCGAGGCGATCTGTTCAAGTATGTCGAGGAGCTGTTTTCGGTCCATAGCTAACTCAGTCCAAAGCCCAAAGTCCAAAGCCCAAAGTAACAGTTCGTGGATCCACATATCCAAATACAAAAAGGGTTCTGCGGGTTCTCTTTGGGCGTTGGTCTTTGGACATTGGACTCATCCCTTCACTCTCCACCTTGCCGCCTTCATGGTGTTGGACATGAGAATGGCCCGGGTCATGGGCCCCACTCCTCCGGGAACCGGTGTCATGAGGGAGGCCGTTTCAGCCGCGTCCGGGGAGACATCACCCACGAGGGTGTAGCCCTTCTTGTCGAAATCGGCCACCCGGGCCGGGTCGCCGAGGATGACGGGCGGGGCATCGTCCCTTGCCAGGGAGTTCATACCCACGTCGATGACCACGGCACCGGGCTTTACCCACCCTTTTTCGATCATGAGGGCACGCCCTACGGCGGCAACCAGGATGTCGGCGCTGCGGCACACATCCGCAAGATCCCGGGTGCG is a window encoding:
- a CDS encoding cytochrome c biogenesis protein ResB; translated protein: MTNENGKAVPSTPPGNNAAEEKQARSIFTVVTDTMASVTLAIFLLVSLALTSVIGTVVLQKGRPEQYLVEYGPGVYKFLQFLDLDDMYRSWWFLTLLLLLMVNITTCSVKRFPRAWRLMTQTPTVLDEALFKRMKHRGSIRRGVAPEEAVRQARAVVEKHYGKVKENRSEGAVTLYVDKGWYGRLGAYIVHLSLLILAVGAVYGGIVGFKGFVAIVEGTAVDRVPLRGKDTALKLPFLVRCDDFQVEYYPDSQQPKDYFSDLTVIRDGQEVVKKRIEVNHPLIVDGIYFYQSSYGVDRNSSVTLQLLDPSGKVAGPDVTVVAGQSFQAMGDPSNYQVEEIIPNITGGRPGVKIAQFLGNTHRDFYLLEAAPDRDKSRGGSVYFRIKGTSIREYTGLQVAWDPGVPVVWLACFVMIIGLYIAFFVAHQRIWVRVDLDSDKSAVLMAGTTNRNPATFEREFETALAELKEAVGGKQR
- the ccsB gene encoding c-type cytochrome biogenesis protein CcsB is translated as MDSTVLHNMATFAYLFATFFYVAYLAFKNRAVGTLATLTASAGVVVHAIGKGLRWVESYRMGIGHAPLSNMYESMSFFALCVMAAYLVVEWRFKNKALGAVVAPIAFILLAANALLFPDDIRPLVPALQSDWLLYHVITSFVSYGAFAVSFGVSVLYLVKSKAEKKGLKEGSLLATFPDLKFLDEVNYKSVAVGFPLLSLGIITGAAWANYAWGTYWSWDPKETWSLITWFVYAAYLHARFTRGWAGKRAALLSIIGFAAVVFTYFGVNFLLSGLHSYA
- a CDS encoding cytochrome c3 family protein is translated as MERKRGVLAVVVPVIMLIALVMAAQAQAQECVSAECHSGMGKAKFVHGPVGVGQCVVCHTSGNPKHPTKSPKTDFKLQASGKDLCYLCHEPKDAQPVVHGPIQKGDCISCHDPHQSNTEKQLTKETTSQLCFSCHENNKTTKKVVHGPIAAGDCNICHNPHSSEYPGLVEMQGADLCFLCHLDRQAQFELKYKHQPAAEGCNKCHNSHATDFPYMLIAEGETLCNDCHKPMAEHLEASSIKHSALEKKECTVCHTAHASDYPRQLKASAKEICYTCHKELGIQVKKATYVHGPVKQDDCYACHDSHGSNYTKILKKPFPAEFYMPYATENYAICFDCHNRDIALDRFTTTLTGFRNGDQNMHFLHVNREKGRSCKACHEMHAGSQPKHIRPEVPFGKAWMLPVNFTQTKNGGSCVVGCHKPKDYDRVNPVKY
- a CDS encoding PP0621 family protein; the encoded protein is MRILLWLIMAAALVWAVRELTGSDARSPGDDGGRGEEMVRDPVCGVYVPKSRSVSRRTVGEKVYFCSRECEKKYSAGR
- the folE gene encoding GTP cyclohydrolase I FolE; amino-acid sequence: MDLKKIEKGVRMILEGVGENPDRPGLADTPHRVAQLYEEIFSGIGADPMEHLHPVKGESHDEMVLIRDIPLYSVCEHHLLPFAGMAHVAYIPEGGRIVGLSKIVRVLETWASRPQVQERLTTQVAESIMKGLNPKGVMVVIEAEHLCISMRGVRKPNSMTVTSAVRGSFRRDERTRSETLALIHGRKQGR
- the larC gene encoding nickel pincer cofactor biosynthesis protein LarC, which translates into the protein MTETILYIDPFSGVSGDMLLAALISSGVPIEVIMDAVEKVIPGEVRISATQVTRSGLAGIKCDVEVVGGPEKRTLGGMISAVRGAGLDDRVAAASLEVLKSLGEAEARAHGSSGGAVHLHELGGQDTLADIVGVQAAIAWLNPDEIVSGSLNLGCGYVGTSHGMMPVPAPATAFLVEGLPVHSAGPEGEFTTPTGAALMKGVVNRFGPLPAIKVEGVGVGAGTADHDGFPNLLRVFRGSVQDAAQGESAVIIECGIDDLSPEYLAPAVETIQAAGAKEVHLIPVHTKKGRPGVLVRVLAGLEDRDAVVRAVLEATGSSGLRFWEVGRQVLPREKVVVSTPHGPVTFKRWRTPSGYWRFKPEYEEVRRLADQAGVPILKMKELAVAAYLAENDDGLEEN
- the larB gene encoding nickel pincer cofactor biosynthesis protein LarB; this encodes MDRKQLLDILEQIASGRMKPDEGLSVLADFPSAIMEYAHLDTHRRVRRGVPETVFGQGKTPEQIVGIVGRLSASGDPVLVTRVSETAAAAVLDRWPEADHDPVSRTLHLGMLPHTGGRRVMVMAAGTSDLPVAEEAARTAVFLGMEVRRGYDVGIAGLHRLAAHRDEMAEAGVIIVVAGMEGALPGVVAGLVRVPVIGVPTSIGYGASLAGFTPLLTMLSSCACGLTVVNIDNGYSAAVAAYLILGNAQEEDPSTGSGAPRGAR